A window of the Lactuca sativa cultivar Salinas chromosome 7, Lsat_Salinas_v11, whole genome shotgun sequence genome harbors these coding sequences:
- the LOC111895642 gene encoding uncharacterized protein LOC111895642 produces the protein MELKPGLSAFVTGGASGIGRALCIALAQKGIFVTVVDFSSERGEEVASLSQKENLKFHSGLKFPSAIFIKCDVSNKEEVAAAFEKHLEVYGSLDICINSAGIATTIPFSKDQTDGSKSWRHAINVNLVAVIDCTQRAIKIMEDAKRHGVIINLGSASGLYPMITDPIYSASKGGVVMFSRSLSTYKRKGIRVNVLCPEFIQTDMAEKVGSKFIERMGGYVSMDTLIQGAFELISDESKAGACLWITKRRGMEYWPTPNEEAKYLITPSRLKKKIFSSVVSSNIHIPQSFDKLIVHTLSSNFRSATSIVHAPLKLPIRPNHVLLKIIYAGVNASDVNFSSGSYFSGTKQEISSRLPFDAGFEGVGLIAAIGEGVKNLKVGTPAAIMTFGAYAEFAMVPSKHILPVARPDPEVVAMLTSGLTASIALEKSAQMESGKTVLVTAAAGGTGQFAVQLAKLAGNKVVATCGGKDKAKLLRDLGVDRVIDYKEESIKNVLKKEFPKGVDIVYESVGGDMFDLCFNALAVYGRMVVIGMISQYQGEDGWKPRNYTGLCEKILAKSQTLAGFFLVQYPHLWQQHLDNLVHLFSVGRLKVAIDPKSFVGVQSVADAVEYLHSGKSVGKVVVCIDPSFSQQTAKL, from the exons ATGGAACTAAAGCCAGGCCTCTCTGCTTTCGTCACTGGGGGTGCCTCCGGAATCG GTAGGGCTCTTTGCATAGCTCTTGCCCAAAAGGGTATTTTCGTCACAGTTGTCGACTTTTCTTCTGAAAGGGGAGAAGAGGTTGCATCACTTTCACAAAAAGAAAATCTCAAATTCCATTCCGGATTAAAATTCCCATCTGCTATCTTTATAAAATGCGATGTCAGTAACAAAG AAGAAGTAGCTGCTGCATTTGAAAAACACCTTGAAGTATATGGAAGTTTGGATATTTGCATTAACTCTGCAGGAATTGCAACTACAATCCCATTTTCAAAAGATCAAACAGATGGATCAAAATCATGGAGACATGCCATTAACGTGAATCTTGTAGCAGTTATCGATTGCACCCAAAGAGCT ATTAAAATAATGGAAGATGCAAAAAGACATGGTGTGATTATAAATTTGGGTTCAGCATCAGGGTTATATCCAATGATTACTGACCCTATTTATTCTGCTTCCAAAG GTGGTGTGGTTATGTTTAGCAGATCGCTTTCTACCTACAAGAGAAAGGGTATTCGTGTAAATGTGCTTTGCCCTGAG TTTATTCAAACTGACATGGCTGAAAAAGTGGGGTCCAAGTTTATTGAACGCATGGGAGGCTATGTATCCATGGATACATTGATTCAAG GAGCATTTGAGCTTATAAGTGATGAAAGTAAAGCTGGAGCATGTTTATGGATTACAAAACGTAGAGGAATGGAATATTGGCCTACTCCTAATGAAGAAGCAAAATATTTAATAACACCTTCAagattaaaaaagaaaatattttcatcGGTTGTTTCTTCAAATATTCACATTCCACAAAGCTTTGACAAATT AATTGTTCACACTCTAAGCAGCAATTTTCGTAGTGCTACAAGTATAGTGCATGCACCTTTGAAATTACCAATTCGCCCAAATCATGTTCTTTTGAAAATTATATATGCTGGTGTCAATGCAAGTGAT GTGAATTTTAGTTCTGGAAGCTACTTTAGTGGAACCAAACAGGAAATCAGTTCTAGGCTTCCATTTGATGCTGGATTTGAG GGTGTAGGATTAATTGCTGCAATTGGTGAAGGGGTTAAAAATTTAAAAGTTGGGACTCCAGCAGCAATCATGACTTTTGGAGCTTATGCTGAATTTGCCATG gTTCCTTCAAAACACATTCTTCCTGTTGCAAGACCAGACCCTGAAGTTGTTGCCATGCTTACTTCTGGACTTACTGCTTCAATTGCTCTAGAAAAG TCAGCCCAAATGGAGTCTGGAAAGACAGTTCTTGTCACAGCTGCTGCAGGAGGAACCGGACAATTTGCAGTTCAG CTTGCTAAATTAGCTGGAAACAAAGTGGTTGCAACATGTGGAGGCAAAGATAAGGCTAAGCTTCTGAGAGATTTGGGAGTTGACCGAGTCATTGACTACAAAGAAGAATCGATTAAAAAT GTTTTGAAGAAGGAATTTCCAAAAGGAGTTGATATTGTTTATGAATCTGTTGGTGGTGACATGTTTGATTTATGCTTCAATGCTTTAGCAGTTTATGGAAGAATGGTTGTCATTGGAATGATATCTCAG TATCAAGGAGAGGATGGATGGAAACCAAGAAACTACACGGGTCTATGCGAGAAAATCTTGGCAAAAAGTCAAACTTTG GCTGGATTTTTTCTAGTGCAATACCCTCACTTGTGGCAACAACATCTTGATAATTTGGTTCACCTTTTCTCTGTGGGAAGGCTAAAG GTTGCAATAGACCCTAAAAGCTTTGTGGGTGTACAATCGGTTGCTGATGCAGTTGAATATCTTCATTCTGGTAAAAGTGTAGGCAAG GTGGTTGTTTGCATTGACCCGAGTTTCAGCCAACAAACTGCAAAGCTTTAA
- the LOC111895685 gene encoding uncharacterized protein LOC111895685, with protein sequence MACLNMQLNNDQQQGGFLGPRISFSNDFCDTQQTATNTKHTTSYREAPVTSDFEFSVPCLSSNSADELFFKAKVLPLKEKVVTLRDELLSANDDDDDIFLPKSSGWWKFGRSQNLNPAKKVEHKNHGGLETIDEGNQYIRK encoded by the exons ATGGCATGCTTAAACATGCAACTCAATAATGATCAACAACAAGGAGGGTTCTTGGGACCAAGAATCTCTTTCtcaaatgatttttgtgatacCCAACAAACAGCGACCAACACGAAGCACACCACCAGTTACAGAGAAGCTCCTGTGACTTCCGATTTTGAGTTTTCGGTACCTTGTTTATCTTCAAATTCTGCCGATGAACTCTTCTTCAAAGCCAAAGTTCTACCATTGAAGGAGAAGGTGGTGACACTCAGAGATGAGCTTCTTTCTGCTAATGACGACGATGATGACATCTTCTTGCCAAAAAGTTCAGGGTGGTGGAAATTCGGAAGAAGTCAAAATCTAAATCCCGCAAAGAAAGTTGAACATAAGAATCATGGTGGATTGGAGACCATAGATGAAGGAAACCAATATATCAG GAAATAA